From the Butyrivibrio fibrisolvens genome, one window contains:
- a CDS encoding YesL family protein — MSKLFDLDSPLMRILNKVADLMILNVATLLFCVPGLFSGYVALQIYMSEGVINLPAILMFVVLSIPIGSALTGMHFVLLKMVRGDEAYIIKDFWKSFKLNFKQASVIWLIFEVAGFLLIADYKIYMGSDTFPKIMLIMTGVVAIVIFIIYIYVFPVLSRFSNTIANTIKNSFLMSVLGLPRTLGMILITGASFALPVLGATLIYRIFPIYILFGLSLPGFLCALLYSPLFKRFEPEVKEEKMSTEEELLEAARAIQGAKDEDYDEVAKIIQDDGMDDEDN, encoded by the coding sequence ATGAGTAAGTTATTTGATTTAGACAGTCCTTTGATGAGAATTCTTAATAAGGTTGCGGATCTTATGATCCTTAATGTTGCAACGCTTCTTTTCTGTGTGCCGGGCCTTTTTAGCGGCTATGTTGCACTTCAGATCTACATGAGTGAAGGTGTTATCAATCTTCCTGCGATCCTGATGTTCGTAGTATTGTCCATACCGATAGGAAGTGCACTTACAGGAATGCATTTTGTGCTTCTTAAGATGGTTAGAGGTGATGAAGCATATATTATCAAGGATTTCTGGAAGTCTTTTAAACTTAACTTCAAGCAGGCATCAGTGATATGGCTTATATTTGAAGTTGCGGGATTTTTACTTATTGCGGATTACAAGATATATATGGGCTCAGATACTTTCCCTAAGATCATGCTCATCATGACAGGTGTTGTTGCAATAGTTATATTTATTATATACATTTATGTATTCCCGGTATTGTCAAGGTTTTCAAATACAATAGCTAATACTATTAAGAATTCATTTCTTATGTCAGTTCTGGGACTTCCGAGAACTCTTGGAATGATACTTATTACAGGCGCATCATTTGCTCTTCCTGTTCTTGGTGCAACTTTGATCTATCGTATATTCCCTATATACATTTTATTTGGATTATCACTTCCGGGATTTTTGTGCGCTCTTCTTTACAGCCCTTTATTCAAGAGGTTTGAGCCTGAAGTCAAAGAAGAAAAGATGTCCACAGAAGAAGAACTCCTTGAGGCTGCAAGAGCTATTCAGGGAGCTAAAGACGAAGACTACGACGAAGTTGCAAAGATCATTCAGGATG
- a CDS encoding GNAT family N-acetyltransferase — MEFIIRKGYASDWDKAMELVWRTFIVFNAADYSTEGQENFRKFLFGQELYQQYAIGNYDLLTAFDKDTLVGVLLLRENRHISLLFVDGDYHGRGIGHMLIECASKYVRKKGRRFKISVNASRFAVPFYKHEGFKEARIEQFEDGIRYLPMELKL, encoded by the coding sequence ATGGAGTTTATTATCAGGAAGGGATATGCCAGTGACTGGGACAAGGCAATGGAGCTGGTGTGGAGGACATTTATAGTATTTAATGCCGCTGATTACAGCACGGAAGGACAGGAGAATTTCAGGAAATTTCTCTTTGGCCAGGAACTGTATCAGCAATATGCTATCGGTAACTATGACCTTCTTACAGCATTTGACAAGGATACTCTGGTTGGCGTGCTGCTTCTTAGAGAGAACAGACACATATCGCTCCTATTCGTGGACGGAGACTATCATGGCCGCGGGATAGGGCATATGCTTATAGAATGTGCATCCAAGTATGTCAGGAAAAAAGGAAGAAGATTTAAGATAAGCGTTAACGCTTCGCGCTTCGCTGTTCCTTTTTATAAACATGAGGGTTTCAAGGAAGCCAGAATCGAGCAGTTCGAGGATGGTATAAGATATCTCCCTATGGAACTAAAATTGTGA
- a CDS encoding alpha/beta fold hydrolase has translation MGDAIKKESLFYQSADGIDKIHASIWTPEGEPRAILQIIHGMQEYIDRYDELARFFAGHGFVVCGEDHLGHGESVADGKSYGYFCKQDPEKVLPEDSHQLTLMMKERYKGLKYIVLGHSFGSFITREYLARFGSDVDVAIISGTAYQPASVAKSGLFVARLQKLFFGDRHIARSLDKISFGSYLSKIENPKTSSDWLSYNEESVAAYRSDPWCTFTFTINGFETMAKLLLLVGNKNRMQFIPHDLPILLSAGREDPVGNYGKGVEQLYNIYKDEIGLNVSLKLYDHMRHEIHNEPDRLKVYEDYLEFVNRFI, from the coding sequence ATGGGTGATGCTATCAAAAAAGAAAGTCTGTTCTATCAATCAGCCGATGGAATCGATAAGATTCATGCAAGTATATGGACACCTGAAGGAGAGCCTCGTGCTATCCTTCAGATAATCCATGGCATGCAGGAATATATTGACAGGTATGATGAGCTTGCACGTTTTTTTGCCGGTCATGGTTTTGTTGTGTGTGGTGAAGATCACCTTGGACATGGTGAAAGCGTTGCAGATGGCAAAAGCTACGGATATTTCTGCAAACAGGATCCAGAGAAGGTTCTTCCTGAGGATTCGCATCAGCTTACACTTATGATGAAAGAAAGATATAAAGGTCTTAAGTACATAGTACTGGGGCATAGCTTTGGATCTTTTATCACAAGAGAATATCTGGCCAGGTTCGGATCAGATGTTGATGTGGCTATAATCTCAGGAACAGCATATCAGCCGGCGAGTGTTGCAAAGAGCGGTTTGTTTGTGGCAAGACTTCAGAAGCTGTTTTTCGGAGACAGGCATATAGCCAGGTCTCTTGACAAGATATCTTTTGGCTCCTATCTGTCTAAGATTGAGAATCCAAAGACGTCTTCTGACTGGCTTTCTTATAACGAAGAGTCCGTTGCGGCATACCGGAGTGACCCTTGGTGCACATTTACTTTTACCATTAATGGATTTGAAACTATGGCTAAACTCCTACTGCTTGTGGGTAACAAGAATAGGATGCAGTTTATCCCTCACGATCTTCCGATCCTTCTGTCTGCAGGAAGGGAAGACCCCGTAGGAAACTATGGTAAGGGTGTAGAACAGCTTTATAATATTTACAAAGATGAGATAGGCCTTAACGTATCTTTGAAGCTTTATGATCATATGCGTCATGAGATACACAATGAACCGGACAGACTCAAAGTGTATGAAGATTACCTTGAATTTGTTAATAGGTTTATCTGA